The Aureimonas populi genome includes the window CCAAGGTGATGGCGGAGTGCTCGCGCCTTGCCCGTGCCGAGCATTTGGAAGCAGCCGAATAGGAAAGCTTGAGAGATGGATTTCTTCTGGGCTTATGTCTGGCCTGCCGTCGTCATCGTGGCGCAGTCTCTGCTGTTCCTGGTCGTCCTGCTTGTTCTGATCGCCTATATCCTGCTGGCCGACCGCAAGATCTGGGCTGCGGTACAGATGCGCCGAGGGCCGAACGTCGTGGGACCCTGGGGGCTTTTCCAGTCCTTCGCCGATCTTCTGAAGTTCGTGCTGAAGGAGCCGGTGATCCCGGCCTCGGCCGACAAGACGGTGTTTCTGCTGGCGCCGCTCGTGGCTGTGACGCTTGCGCTTGCGACCTTCGCCGTAGTGCCGGTGGCCGATGGCTGGGTGATCGCGAACATCAATATCGGCATCCTCTACGTCTTCGCCATTTCCTCGCTCGAGGTCTACGGCGTAATCATGGGCGGATGGGCGTCCAATTCGAAATACGCCTTCCTCGGGGCGCTTCGCTCCGCGGCGCAGATGGTGTCCTACGAAGTCTCCATCGGCTTCGTCATCGTCACCGTCCTGTTGTGTGTCGGTTCGCTGAACTTGACCGACATCGTCCTGGCTCAGGCCTTGGGGCCGGGCACCATGCTGGGCCTGCCGTCGAGCTTCCTTGACTGGCACTGGCTGGCTCTGTTCCCGATGTTCGTCATTTTCTTCATCTCGGCCCTGGCCGAGACGAATCGCCCGCCCTTCGACCTGCCGGAAGCGGAATCGGAGCTCGTTGCCGGCTTCATGGTCGAGTACGGGTCCACGCCTTACATGATGTTCATGCTGGGCGAATACGCGGCCATCACCCTGATGTGCTGCCTGATGACGATCCTGTTCCTGGGAGGATGGCTGCCGCCCTTCGGGTTCGCGCCGTTCACCTGGGTTCCGGGGGTCATCTGGTTCCTTCTGAAGGTCGCCTTCTGCTTCTTCCTCTTCGCCATGGTGAAGGCCTTCGTGCCGCGCTACCGCTACGACCAACTCATGCGCCTCGGTTGGAAGGTCTTCCTGCCGATCTCGCTCGGCATGGTCGTCCTCGTGGCCCTGGTACTGCAACTCACCGGCTGGGGGCAGGCCTTCTCATGAGGCGCCGCTCTCCTCTTTCCCCGATCAGCCGAGGCCTCGCATGAGCGCTATCGCACAATCCATCCGGTCGCTTCTTCTCCTCGAGTTCGTGAAGGCCTTCGGCCTTTCGATGCGCTATTTCTTCGCGCCGAAGGCCACATTGAACTACCCGTTCGAGAAGGGGCCGGTGTCACCGCGCTTCCGTGGCGAACATGCGCTTCGCCGTTATCCGAACGGCGAGGAACGCTGCATTGCCTGCAAGCTCTGCGAGGCGATCTGCCCGGCGCAGGCGATCACCATCGAAGCCGGCCCGCGCCGCAACGACGGCACCCGCCGCACCGTGCGCTACGACATCGACATGGTGAAATGCATCTATTGCGGCTTCTGCCAGGAGGCTTGCCCGGTCGACGCCATCGTCGAAGGGCCGAACTTCGAGTTCTCCACGGAAACGCGTGAAGAACTCTATTACGACAAGGAAAAGCTGCTCGCCAATGGCGACCGCTGGGAGCGGGAGATCGCGCGCAACATTGCGCTCGATGCGCCCTACCGCTAATCCGGCGAAAGGCCGGCCTTGAAGGCCGTCCTTTCGCCGCATCCGCCGAACGACATGCCGCCGTCTTGTCCAAGGCACGGCAGCGCCGCCACGACCCAAGGGAGCCCGTCATGCTGGGCCTTCAGGCATTCTTCTTCTACGTCTTCGCGGTCATCGCCGTCGGCGCCGCCCTGATGGTCGTGTTCTCGCGAAACCCGGTCCATTCGGTGCTGTTCCTGATTCTGACCTTCGTCGCCTCGGCAGGGCTCTTCCTGCTCACGGGCGCCGAGTTCCTCGCCCTCATCCTCATCGTCGTCTATGTCGGCGCCGTAGCTATCCTGTTCCTTTTCGTCGTGATGATGATCGATCTCGACGTAGGCATGGCGAAGCAGAAAGCGCTGGAGTATGGCCCCATCGGCGCGCTGATTGCCCTTGTGCTCCTGGCCCAGCTCGTGATCGCGGTGACGGGAAACTATTTCGACCCCGCCCTCTCGACGGCGACGGTGCTGCCGACGCCGCCTTTGGAGGAGGTGTCGAACATCGAGGCCATCGGGCTCGTGCTCTACACCCGCTACATCTTCTTCTTCCAGCTCGCCGGGCTGATCCTGTTCGTTGCGATGATCGGGGCCATCGTTCTGACGCTGCGCCACAAGGAGGGGCTGAAGCGGCAGTCGATCCCGGCGCAGGTCGCGCGCACGCCGCAGACGGCGATCGAGATCGTCAAGGTCGAGAGCGGGAAGGGGCTTTAGGAGCGGTCATGGAAGTCGGTCTCTCACACTATCTCACGGTCGCGGCCATCCTGTTCGTGACAGGCGTCTTCGGCATCTTCATGCGCCGCAAGAACATCATCACGATCCTGATGTCGGTCGAGCTGATCCTTTTGTCGGTGAACCTCAATCTCGTGGCGTTCTCCGCTTTCCTGAACGATCTCGCCGGCCAGATCTTCGCGCTCTTCATCCTGACGGTCGCGGCGGCCGAGGCCGCCATCGGCCTCGCGATCCTGGTGGTCTTCTTCCGCAACCGCGGCTCGATCGCGGTCGACGACGTCAACACGATGAAGGGCTGAAGGCTTAGCGTTCGATGTATCAACTGATCGTCCTTCTGCCGCTGGCCGGCTTCATCGTCGCCGGGCTTTTCGGCAACCGCATGGGCGCCAAGGCGTCCGAGTACCTGACCACGGGCCTGATGATCGTAGCGGCGCTGCTGTCGTGGATCGGGTTCCTCAGCTTCTTCGGCGGCGACGGCGAGCCGATCCGCGTCATGATGCTCGCCTGGCTGCAGTCAGGCGACCTCGTGGCGCCGTGGATGCTGCGCATAGACAGGCTCACGCTGGTCATGCTGGTGGTGGTGAATACGGTCTCGGCGCTCGTGCATGTCTATTCGATCGGGTACATGCACCATGACCCGTCGCGGCCGCGCTTCTTCGCCTACCTGTCGTTCTTCACCTTCACCATGCTCATGCTGGTGACGAGCGACAATCTCATCCAGATGTTCTTCGGCTGGGAGGGGGTCGGCCTCGCTTCGTATCTCTTGATCGGTTTCTGGTATCAGAAGCCCTCGGCCAACGCTGCGGCGATGAAGGCCTTCGTCATCAACCGCGTCGGCGACTTCGGTTTTCTGCTGGGCGTCTTCGGCCTCTTCGCCCTCTTTGGCGCGGTCGATTTCGATACGATCTTCGCCTCTGCCCTTGCAACCTTCGAGGGTGGAGAAGCGGCGGGCGAGCCGTTCTTCCAGTTCGCCGGATGGACGCTGACCACCGGCGGTGCGTTGACGGTGATCTGCCTGATGCTCTTCATGGGCGCCATGGGCAAGTCGGCGCAGCTCGGGCTTCACACATGGCTGCCGGACGCGATGGAGGGGCCGACACCGGTCTCCGCCCTGATCCACGCGGCAACCATGGTGACGGCCGGGGTGTTCATGCTGGCGCGCATGTCCCCCGTCTTCGAAACGTCCACGACCGCGCTGACATTCGTGACCTTCATCGGAGCCACGACGGCCTTCTTCGCCGCGACGGTCGGCCTCGTGCAGAACGATATCAAGCGCGTCATCGCCTACTCGACCTGCTCCCAGCTCGGCTACATGTTCGTCGCGCTGGGCGTCGGGGCCTATGGCGCCGCCGTCTTTCACCTGTTCACGCACGCCTTCTTCAAGGCGCTGCTCTTCCTCGGGGCGGGCTCGGTCATCCATGCCGTCTCGGACGAGCAGGACATGCGGAACATGGGCGGGCTGCGCAAGCACATCCCCAAGACCTACTGGATGATGGTGATCGGCACGCTGGCGCTCACCGGCTTCCCGTTCACGGCGGGTTATTACTCCAAGGATGCCATCGTCGAGAGCGCCTTCGCGGGGGCGAACTCCTTCGCGATGTACGGCTACATCATGACCGTGATCGCCGCCGGACTGACGAGCTTCTACTCGTGGCGGCTCATCTTCATGACCTTCCACGGCAAGCCACGCGCAAGTCATGATGTCATGCATCACATCCATGAATCGCCGCCCGTGATGCTGGTGCCGCTCTACATCCTGGGCGTCGGCGCGTTGCTGGCCGGCATGGTCTTCTATCCGTTCTTCCTGGGGGGCTCCTACGATGCATTCTGGGGCGGCGCCCTGTTCGCCGGGCCGGAGAACCATATCCTGCATGACTACCACGAGGTGCCGACGCTGGTCGTCTGGTCGCCGACCATCATGATGGTGCTGGGCTTCGTCGTGGCCTACTTCTTCTATATCCGTTCGCCGGAGAGCCCGGCACGGATGGCCGAGCGCAACCGCGGACTCTACAAGTTCCTGCTCAACAAGTGGTACTTCGACGAGCTGTACGATTTCGTCTTCGTGCGTTCGTCGAAATGGCTCGGCCGCTTCCTCTGGAAGAAGGGCGACGGTGCGGTGATCGACCGGTTCGGGCCGGACGGCGTTTCGGCGCGGGTGCTGGATGCGGCCAATCGCGTGGTCCTGCTCCAGACAGGCTATCTCTACCATTACGCCTTCATCATGCTCATCGGCGTTGCCGCGCTCGTCACGTTCATGATGTTCGGGGGAACGAACTGATGACCGGCTGGCCGATCCTTTCGACCGTCACCTTCTTGCCTCTCGTCGGGGCACTGATCATTCTTTTCATCCGCGACGACAACGAGCTGGCGCGCAGGAACGTCTTCAACGTGGCGCTCCTGACGAGTGTCTTCACGTTCTTCCTCTCGCTGGGTATCTGGATCGGGTTCGACAATGCCGATCCCAACTTCCAGATGCTGGAACATGTCCCCTGGCTGGGCGAGGGCGGACCGGCCTATCACATGGGGGTGGACGGCATTTCCATGCTGTTCGTCATCCTGACGACGTTCCTCGTGCCTATCTGCATCCTTGCGAGCCGCGAGACGATCACCGAGCGCGTCAAGGAATACATGATCGCCTTCCTCGTCTTGGAGACGCTGGTCATCGGTGTCTTCTGCGCGCTCGACATCGTGCTCTTCTACATCTTCTTCGAAGGCTCGCTGATCCCGCTCTTCATCATCATCGGCGTGTGGGGTGGCAAGCGCCGGGTCTACGCGAGCTACAAGTTCATCCTCTATACTTTCCTTGGATCGGTGCTGATGCTCGTCGCCATCATGGCGATGTTCTGGAGCGCGGGCACGACGTCGATTCCGGACCTCCTGGCCTACGACTTCCCCGCGTCGATGCAGACCTGGCTATGGCTCGCCTTCTTCGCCTCATTCGCGGTGAAGATGCCGATGTGGCCAGTCCACACCTGGCTACCGGACGCCCACGTGGAGGCGCCCACCGCCGGCTCGGTCATCCTGGCGGGCATCCTTCTGAAGCTCGGCGGTTACGGCTTCCTGCGTTTCTCCCTGCCGATGTTCCCGCTGGCCTCGGCGGACTTCGCGCCCTTCGTCTTCGCGTTGTCGGTGGTGGCTATTGTCTACACTTCGCTCGTGGCCCTGATGCAGGAGGACATCAAGAAGCTCATCGCCTACTCGTCCGTCGCCCATATGGGCTTCGTGACCATGGGTATCTTCGCGGCCAACGAGCAGGGCGTGCAGGGCGCCATCTTCCAGATGCTGAGCCACGGTCTCATCTCCGCCGCGCTCTTCCTCTGCGTCGGCGTCATCTACGACCGGATGCATACGCGTGAGATCTCGGCCTATGGCGGTCTGGTCCATCGTATGCCAGCTTATGCGACGATGATGCTCTTCTTCAGCATGGCCAATGTCGGGCTCCCCGGCACGTCCGGCTTTGTAGGCGAGTTCCTCACTTTGATTGGCGCCTTCCAGGCGAATAGCTGGGTGGCGATCATCGCCACGACCGGCGTCATCCTGTCGGCGGCCTACGCCCTGTGGCTTTATCGCCGCGTCATCTTCGGCCCGCTTGAGAAAGAAAGCCTGAGGGGCCTTCTCGATCTGTCCGGGCGCGAGAAACTTCTCCTGTACCCCCTCGCGGTCCTGGTGGTCTTCTTCGGCGTCTATCCGATGCCGGTGTTCAACGTGACGGCGGCGTCCGTCGAGGCGCTGCTGAACGGCTATACGGCGGCACTGGATGTCGCCTCCACCGTGGCTGCGGTCCAGTAGGCGGGGCGGGAAAAAGACCATGTTCGCACAATTCATTTCCGACAGCCTGCCCATCGTCGGTCCGGAACTCATCCTGGCCGTCGGCGCCCTGGTCCTGCTGATGGTCGGCACATTCGTGGGGGAGAAGAGCGCCGGCCTCGTCACCTCGCTCAGCGTGGGCCTCATTCTCTTCGCCGGGTTCTGGCTCATTGTCGCGACGCCCGACGGCATCGCCTTCGGCGGCTCCTTCGTTCTCGACCCCTTCGCGCGGTTCACAAAGGTGCTTGTGCTGATCGGGTCTGCGGCGGCGGTCATTATGACGGTGGGCTTCGCTCGGCTGGAGCGTTTCGACCGTTTCGAGTTCCCCGTGCTGAT containing:
- the nuoH gene encoding NADH-quinone oxidoreductase subunit NuoH encodes the protein MDFFWAYVWPAVVIVAQSLLFLVVLLVLIAYILLADRKIWAAVQMRRGPNVVGPWGLFQSFADLLKFVLKEPVIPASADKTVFLLAPLVAVTLALATFAVVPVADGWVIANINIGILYVFAISSLEVYGVIMGGWASNSKYAFLGALRSAAQMVSYEVSIGFVIVTVLLCVGSLNLTDIVLAQALGPGTMLGLPSSFLDWHWLALFPMFVIFFISALAETNRPPFDLPEAESELVAGFMVEYGSTPYMMFMLGEYAAITLMCCLMTILFLGGWLPPFGFAPFTWVPGVIWFLLKVAFCFFLFAMVKAFVPRYRYDQLMRLGWKVFLPISLGMVVLVALVLQLTGWGQAFS
- the nuoI gene encoding NADH-quinone oxidoreductase subunit NuoI; this encodes MSAIAQSIRSLLLLEFVKAFGLSMRYFFAPKATLNYPFEKGPVSPRFRGEHALRRYPNGEERCIACKLCEAICPAQAITIEAGPRRNDGTRRTVRYDIDMVKCIYCGFCQEACPVDAIVEGPNFEFSTETREELYYDKEKLLANGDRWEREIARNIALDAPYR
- a CDS encoding NADH-quinone oxidoreductase subunit J, with amino-acid sequence MGLQAFFFYVFAVIAVGAALMVVFSRNPVHSVLFLILTFVASAGLFLLTGAEFLALILIVVYVGAVAILFLFVVMMIDLDVGMAKQKALEYGPIGALIALVLLAQLVIAVTGNYFDPALSTATVLPTPPLEEVSNIEAIGLVLYTRYIFFFQLAGLILFVAMIGAIVLTLRHKEGLKRQSIPAQVARTPQTAIEIVKVESGKGL
- the nuoK gene encoding NADH-quinone oxidoreductase subunit NuoK — encoded protein: MEVGLSHYLTVAAILFVTGVFGIFMRRKNIITILMSVELILLSVNLNLVAFSAFLNDLAGQIFALFILTVAAAEAAIGLAILVVFFRNRGSIAVDDVNTMKG
- the nuoL gene encoding NADH-quinone oxidoreductase subunit L, with the protein product MYQLIVLLPLAGFIVAGLFGNRMGAKASEYLTTGLMIVAALLSWIGFLSFFGGDGEPIRVMMLAWLQSGDLVAPWMLRIDRLTLVMLVVVNTVSALVHVYSIGYMHHDPSRPRFFAYLSFFTFTMLMLVTSDNLIQMFFGWEGVGLASYLLIGFWYQKPSANAAAMKAFVINRVGDFGFLLGVFGLFALFGAVDFDTIFASALATFEGGEAAGEPFFQFAGWTLTTGGALTVICLMLFMGAMGKSAQLGLHTWLPDAMEGPTPVSALIHAATMVTAGVFMLARMSPVFETSTTALTFVTFIGATTAFFAATVGLVQNDIKRVIAYSTCSQLGYMFVALGVGAYGAAVFHLFTHAFFKALLFLGAGSVIHAVSDEQDMRNMGGLRKHIPKTYWMMVIGTLALTGFPFTAGYYSKDAIVESAFAGANSFAMYGYIMTVIAAGLTSFYSWRLIFMTFHGKPRASHDVMHHIHESPPVMLVPLYILGVGALLAGMVFYPFFLGGSYDAFWGGALFAGPENHILHDYHEVPTLVVWSPTIMMVLGFVVAYFFYIRSPESPARMAERNRGLYKFLLNKWYFDELYDFVFVRSSKWLGRFLWKKGDGAVIDRFGPDGVSARVLDAANRVVLLQTGYLYHYAFIMLIGVAALVTFMMFGGTN
- a CDS encoding NADH-quinone oxidoreductase subunit M, coding for MTGWPILSTVTFLPLVGALIILFIRDDNELARRNVFNVALLTSVFTFFLSLGIWIGFDNADPNFQMLEHVPWLGEGGPAYHMGVDGISMLFVILTTFLVPICILASRETITERVKEYMIAFLVLETLVIGVFCALDIVLFYIFFEGSLIPLFIIIGVWGGKRRVYASYKFILYTFLGSVLMLVAIMAMFWSAGTTSIPDLLAYDFPASMQTWLWLAFFASFAVKMPMWPVHTWLPDAHVEAPTAGSVILAGILLKLGGYGFLRFSLPMFPLASADFAPFVFALSVVAIVYTSLVALMQEDIKKLIAYSSVAHMGFVTMGIFAANEQGVQGAIFQMLSHGLISAALFLCVGVIYDRMHTREISAYGGLVHRMPAYATMMLFFSMANVGLPGTSGFVGEFLTLIGAFQANSWVAIIATTGVILSAAYALWLYRRVIFGPLEKESLRGLLDLSGREKLLLYPLAVLVVFFGVYPMPVFNVTAASVEALLNGYTAALDVASTVAAVQ